In the genome of uncultured Celeribacter sp., the window CCGCTGCAAGCTTTGAGAAGGCGATCGCGGACTATGATATCCCCGGCCTGATTGTGGGCGTGACCCGTAACGGGCAGCACCAGTTCTACCAGACGGGCTTGGCATCGCGCGAGGACCAGCGGTCTGTGACGCCTGACACCCTGTTCGAACTCGGGTCCATCAGCAAGATTTTCAATGTCACACTGGCGGCCGTGGCCGAGGAGCGGGGAAAACTGTCGCTTGATGCCCCGGTCTCGACCTATCTTCCGTCCCTGCAAGGATCACCCGCAGGCGAGCTTACACTGATGGACCTTGCGACGCATCATTCCGGCGGCCTGCCCCTGCAGGTCCCTAGCGAGGCCGAGAATGTCGATCAACTGGTGGAGTGGCTGGGGGATTGGCAGCCCTCTGAGCCGGGTGCGCGCAGCTACTCCAACATCAGTATCGGCCTGCTGGGCCACATCAGCTCCGACGCCATGGGTATGAGCTATGCTGATGCCCTGCAGATGGACCTCTTTCCTGCGCTCGGGTTGACGAACACCTGGATCGACGTGTCGCAGGACGTAGCGGGCTCTTATGCCTTTGGGTATGACCGCAAGACGAATGCACCGATCCGTGTCACGCCCGGTGTTCTTGACGACGAAGCCTATGGTGTAAAATCGTCCGCTCGTGACATGCTGAAACTTCTGGACATCGAGCTTGGGAATGCGGATGTCTCCGCCGAAATCCAAGATGCGGTGTCGCGCACCCAGACGGGGCAGTTCCAGACGAGCCTCTTCACGCAGGCGATGATCTGGGAGGCCTACCCATGGCCCGTTGACCAGGAACGCCTGGTGGATGGAAATGGCTATGATTTTATCCTCAAGCCCCAACCGATGCATGACTTGGCAGGTCTGTCCGATGAGGATATCATCCTCAACAAGACTGGCTCCACGAACGGGTTCGGTGGATACATTGCTATGGTGCCCAGCAAAGATCTGGGGGTCGTGGTCCTTGCAAACCGCAACTATCCCAACGAGGCCCGGGTCCGCGCGACCCATGACCTGATCACCCGCATTCTGGCTGAGTGAGTCGACATTACCGGCCGCATCGGCATGCTTGGAAGAGCGTGCCTATGTCGGTTTTGTCCGCTCAGCGGACCTTTGGCCTCCCAGCGTATGCTGCACCAGGTCATGGACGACCGCTTCGGCGAAGCTGCATCGCAGCGTTGATAGTCCCGTCCAAGGTCCGGTAGGGGCCGGGAGCGACGGCGCACTGAGGGTGACCGTGGATGTGCTTCCGCCGCGCCGTCGTATGACTGCTTCAGCCCTTTGCGGACAGTGGGACGCTTATGTTAACGAGCATCATGCTTACTTTCAGACCTTCATCAGATCAGGACTTGTCGCGCGTCATGGAGATATGGCGTCGGGCGGTCGACGCCACTCATCACTTCCTTGCGCCCGTCGACAAGTCGGCCATTGAGGCCGAGCTTATGGAGTTCTTCCCAAAGGTGAGCCTGCAACTTGCAGTCGATGCCGCAGGCACGCCGCAGGGTTTCATGTTTCTGCATGACGGTCATCTGGAGGCACTGTTTATCGACCCGGATCAACATGGAAAAGGGATCGGCAAAGCCCTCATATCGCGGCCCATCCTGAGCTGACAACCGATGTGAATGAGCAAAACCCAGAGGCGCTCGCGTTCTATGAGCATGTCGGTTTCGTCCGCACGGGAACGTCTTCCCATGATGGGCAGGGAAGGCCTTACCCCCTCATTCATTTGCGGCATCAGTCACCTATGTGAGCGGCGGCCCCGTCGCCTTGCTGTTGGACGCTGCGTTTCTCATGCTCGTGCGGCGAATGACCGGAAGGTCCCGCAAAGCAGTCCTTCACCACGAAAAATGCTGCGCGATGCACGATCGGCCGCTTCGGTGACGGTGCGGAGCCGCATCGACGCTCGCTTCGAATGGCCGGTATGGGCCGGGAATGACGTCCGCCGAATACCGGCGCATTTTCCAGCTCTTCGGCACGTTGCAACAAGCGTGAAGCTGTGCGGAGGTTCAGTTGAGCGCAGTCGGCGGGGGCACCGTTCAAGGCCTCGGCGATCGCCTCGACCATGTCGTCGGAGAGACCTCGTTTCTCACCTTCCCTGCGGACGAACGCCACCAGATCGCTCCGCGACAGCGCTTGCAGACGGATCGGCGGGCAGCGGCTCAGCAGAGGCTCGGGCAGCAAGCGGTAGTTGTTCGAGGTCAGCACTCAGCCCACCCAGCTCATATCGAATTTGACC includes:
- a CDS encoding GNAT family N-acetyltransferase, with product MLTSIMLTFRPSSDQDLSRVMEIWRRAVDATHHFLAPVDKSAIEAELMEFFPKVSLQLAVDAAGTPQGFMFLHDGHLEALFIDPDQHGKGIGKALISRPILS
- the ampC gene encoding class C beta-lactamase, with translation MKHTSILSALIVTASFTPALAQDSQRTFEADAAASFEKAIADYDIPGLIVGVTRNGQHQFYQTGLASREDQRSVTPDTLFELGSISKIFNVTLAAVAEERGKLSLDAPVSTYLPSLQGSPAGELTLMDLATHHSGGLPLQVPSEAENVDQLVEWLGDWQPSEPGARSYSNISIGLLGHISSDAMGMSYADALQMDLFPALGLTNTWIDVSQDVAGSYAFGYDRKTNAPIRVTPGVLDDEAYGVKSSARDMLKLLDIELGNADVSAEIQDAVSRTQTGQFQTSLFTQAMIWEAYPWPVDQERLVDGNGYDFILKPQPMHDLAGLSDEDIILNKTGSTNGFGGYIAMVPSKDLGVVVLANRNYPNEARVRATHDLITRILAE